The following are encoded together in the Lathyrus oleraceus cultivar Zhongwan6 chromosome 3, CAAS_Psat_ZW6_1.0, whole genome shotgun sequence genome:
- the LOC127131598 gene encoding uncharacterized protein LOC127131598, with the protein MENNLTTIVERIMARNGMSDTLQRPLYASPLTEFILQTEAPKGMKVPKYTKFGGESELSSIKRRFAESIDDYLNKFRSLKARCFTQVPEHELVQMAAGGLDYSIRKKIDPTFVKIMSQLADRVRHLERLRLEKVRHHKAKKEKIASVDYDATYPIYEADYASSTELEIDVDELKPGSAYEWIWFRKQFKKAD; encoded by the exons atggaaaataatttgacaactattgtcgaaagaATTATGGCTAGGAATGGTATGAGTGACACATTGCAAAGGCCACTATATGCTTCCCCATTGACTGAATTTATTCTCCAAACTGAGGCACCTAAAGGAATGAAGGTGCCTAAATACACTAAGTTTGGGGGAGAATCTG AACTGTCTAGCattaagagaaggtttgctgagagTATTGACGATTATCTAAATAAATTTAGATCATTAAAGGCCAGGTGCTTTACGCAAGTACCGGAACATGAACTTGTTCAAATGGCTGCTGGGgggttagattattccattaggaagaaaatagacccGACCTTTGTAAAGATTATGTCAcaattggctgatagagttcgacatcTCGAACGGCTAAGGTTAGAAAAGGTTAGACACCATAAGGCTAAGAAGGAAAAAATAGCATCCGTCGATTATGATGCGACATATCCAATCTATGAGGCTGATTATGCCtcatcgaccgaattagaaattGATGTGGATGAGTTAAAGCCAGGATCTGCTTATGAGT ggatctggttTAGAAAGCAATTCAAGAAGGCAGACTGA